From one Gammaproteobacteria bacterium genomic stretch:
- a CDS encoding RNA-binding protein, with translation MNKIYVGNLPFSVDEQELHQMFEQYGEIESANLIIDRATGRSKGFGFVSFKDKSAMSKALALNDTETNGRKLRVNEAREREEGDRGGDRRGSGGGRDRY, from the coding sequence ATGAATAAAATTTATGTGGGCAATCTGCCTTTTAGCGTTGACGAACAAGAGTTACACCAAATGTTCGAACAATACGGTGAAATTGAGTCTGCAAACCTGATCATTGACCGTGCTACTGGCCGATCAAAAGGTTTTGGGTTTGTGTCTTTCAAAGACAAGAGCGCTATGTCTAAGGCTCTAGCTCTGAATGATACCGAAACGAATGGCCGTAAACTCCGCGTTAACGAAGCTCGTGAACGTGAAGAGGGTGATCGTGGCGGTGATCGTCGTGGTAGTGGCGGCGGTAGAGACCGTTACTAG
- a CDS encoding ankyrin repeat domain-containing protein: MNLIEAVIHNDAVAVRAALENGADANACLDPANITPLHFAAQHNAVDVVALLITAGAKVNAQTIPDGQTALDIARLHKHEKMIKLLEELSMRCQD, from the coding sequence ATGAACTTAATAGAAGCTGTCATTCATAATGATGCTGTTGCCGTACGTGCTGCTCTTGAAAATGGTGCTGATGCGAATGCCTGTCTTGATCCTGCGAATATCACACCACTACATTTTGCAGCTCAACACAATGCTGTGGATGTGGTTGCTCTGCTCATCACTGCAGGAGCTAAAGTTAATGCGCAAACAATTCCTGATGGTCAAACAGCTCTGGATATCGCTCGACTTCATAAGCATGAGAAAATGATCAAATTACTCGAAGAACTAAGCATGCGATGTCAAGATTAA
- a CDS encoding translocation/assembly module TamB domain-containing protein encodes MKKALKYGISGLFLITTLIFIAVYILISSENFTRWLVNNAAHSIPGKLHYAKLKGQLNRTIILTNVIYEDNDKSFVLSSDKMTACWNLKALLRGKLSLRDINIDTLKIKLNHANSNKPINKTSLALPGYKIHIKNSEINHLTLESSAYGTPIILENIRFNAKIYPELLSIQLITRMTSPTPMHVRLETSGKPINYLFTVVVDQETNHWSLQGEGDTHQLKFHTMENKILGGTFKLLGQLNFGEKLNWFADMEIKEINPEPFFPLWPGKINFMLATRVDNDTTIVDLAHLNGTLKNQTLLGEFHYRQSADHNHFINSDLHFGNAHFKANGKINHLIDLQWDLNIPNLHTLLAEYGFSGSLASQGSLNGPREMPNVQINAQGQNLQFDQWFINQLNLHALYRNDNAPMSLQFDFNKIQHDKKNVGDLHGSLTGTMAQNTIHLMYGLEKNLVKLNAKGQYSDQQWQGTLDNISIQSPSAHNWHLNSPTPLSLSKDSVHISPFCLLNDKVKFCMNSQWQKGKTFTADIKSEKIPLDIFNPWLGDFILHGEVNATTKITALPNKTPTVDLNIELLPGVFDYFVDDISRPFHYQGGIIKAQLNEHQFSTKIALELLQKSTVTANIIADPKRWNPNNWLASPIRGDFALNAPQLDFLAALIPKIAKTRGSGIGHGNISGTIAHPVLTGTAKVTHASFGVPDVSGEIKNLTATGAIREGVLSYQGIGSAGEGNFKITGTTQIKNKQLHTHLELQGKNMLISDTPGVKVVATPNLKMNIVDKVMSLEGNLFIPKGEFRSYDYNDTLELPDEISYRQKPLLKPSAAEPVQLTTYIELKLGNNITIDSNGLKGKLVGGLTINDKAGGATTAFGQLSLQNGTYDFRGQPLKVDRGILNFNGGPIENPNLTARAIRRIGMGGIYQSLNLSDQNRVVGINITGTLAKHTLTLFSEPDDITTSDILSYLVLGQSTTAVSGSSMNAKALLGAAQALNLSGDNSLSRFKSQLEQKLGLSELDITSYETKNKASPETTIQHTAFVLGRYLSPKLYVNYSFDILDHTNVFRIRYFLNKKWSVQSESSVDGNGLDILYSFERG; translated from the coding sequence ATGAAAAAAGCGCTCAAGTATGGAATTTCAGGTTTATTTTTAATTACTACACTGATCTTTATTGCTGTGTACATCCTCATCAGCTCAGAAAACTTTACCCGATGGTTAGTAAATAATGCAGCTCACTCTATTCCAGGAAAATTACATTATGCAAAGCTGAAAGGACAATTAAATCGTACCATAATTTTAACTAACGTGATTTATGAAGATAACGATAAAAGTTTTGTTCTGTCCTCCGATAAAATGACGGCATGTTGGAATCTAAAAGCTTTGCTTCGGGGGAAATTATCACTGCGCGATATTAATATCGATACCTTGAAAATCAAATTAAATCATGCGAATTCCAATAAACCGATAAATAAGACTTCATTGGCACTTCCTGGATACAAAATACACATTAAAAATTCTGAAATTAACCACCTAACACTTGAGAGCTCTGCATACGGCACGCCTATTATACTGGAAAACATTCGCTTTAATGCCAAAATCTATCCCGAATTGCTGAGTATCCAATTGATTACGCGCATGACCAGCCCCACTCCAATGCATGTACGCTTAGAAACTTCTGGGAAACCGATTAATTACTTATTCACTGTTGTTGTTGATCAAGAAACGAATCATTGGTCATTGCAGGGAGAAGGTGACACACATCAATTAAAGTTCCATACGATGGAAAATAAAATTCTTGGCGGTACTTTTAAACTACTAGGCCAATTAAACTTTGGAGAAAAACTAAATTGGTTTGCTGACATGGAGATTAAAGAGATCAACCCAGAACCATTTTTTCCTCTCTGGCCAGGAAAAATTAATTTTATGTTAGCAACTCGTGTCGACAATGACACAACGATCGTTGATTTAGCTCATCTCAATGGCACACTAAAAAACCAAACTCTATTAGGTGAATTTCATTATCGACAATCCGCTGATCACAATCATTTTATTAACTCAGATTTACATTTCGGGAATGCTCATTTCAAAGCAAACGGCAAAATAAACCACCTGATTGATTTACAATGGGACCTGAATATTCCTAATCTTCATACTCTTTTAGCTGAATATGGCTTCAGTGGTTCTCTTGCGAGCCAAGGATCTCTCAATGGCCCCAGAGAAATGCCTAACGTTCAGATTAATGCGCAAGGACAAAATTTACAATTTGATCAATGGTTTATTAATCAACTCAATCTACACGCTCTCTATCGAAACGATAATGCTCCGATGTCTCTTCAGTTTGACTTCAACAAAATCCAGCATGATAAAAAAAATGTAGGCGATCTTCATGGATCTTTGACGGGCACAATGGCCCAAAATACTATTCACCTGATGTATGGTCTTGAAAAAAATCTTGTGAAACTCAATGCAAAAGGTCAGTATTCAGATCAGCAATGGCAAGGGACTTTAGACAATATTTCCATTCAATCACCCAGTGCGCACAATTGGCATTTAAACTCCCCTACACCACTTTCTTTGAGCAAAGACTCTGTGCATATCTCTCCATTTTGCTTGTTAAATGACAAAGTAAAATTCTGTATGAATAGCCAGTGGCAAAAGGGGAAAACCTTCACAGCCGATATTAAAAGTGAAAAAATCCCCTTGGATATTTTTAATCCTTGGCTGGGAGATTTCATTCTACATGGCGAAGTCAATGCAACAACAAAAATTACTGCTCTTCCGAACAAAACACCGACGGTTGATTTGAATATTGAATTACTTCCTGGTGTTTTTGATTATTTTGTCGATGATATTTCACGACCCTTTCATTACCAAGGCGGCATAATAAAAGCACAGCTCAATGAGCATCAATTTTCTACTAAAATAGCGTTAGAGCTCCTACAAAAAAGTACAGTGACTGCAAACATTATTGCAGATCCAAAACGCTGGAATCCTAATAATTGGTTAGCGAGCCCCATTCGAGGAGATTTTGCTTTAAATGCCCCACAATTAGATTTCCTTGCAGCACTCATTCCAAAAATTGCAAAAACACGTGGTTCTGGTATTGGACATGGCAATATCAGCGGTACAATTGCTCACCCTGTTCTTACGGGCACAGCAAAAGTTACTCATGCGAGCTTTGGAGTACCTGATGTTAGCGGGGAAATCAAAAACTTGACCGCCACCGGTGCAATCCGAGAAGGTGTTTTAAGTTATCAAGGTATTGGTTCAGCCGGTGAAGGTAATTTTAAAATTACAGGGACAACTCAAATTAAAAATAAGCAATTACATACTCATTTAGAATTACAAGGCAAAAACATGCTGATCAGTGATACACCGGGCGTAAAAGTTGTAGCCACTCCAAATCTGAAAATGAATATCGTCGATAAAGTAATGTCACTCGAAGGGAATTTATTTATACCTAAAGGAGAATTTCGCTCATACGACTATAACGATACGCTGGAATTACCCGATGAAATTTCTTATCGACAAAAACCATTACTCAAACCCTCTGCTGCAGAACCAGTACAGTTAACAACTTACATAGAATTAAAACTCGGCAACAACATCACCATCGATTCAAATGGATTAAAAGGTAAACTCGTGGGTGGATTAACCATTAATGATAAAGCGGGCGGAGCCACTACAGCATTTGGTCAACTCTCTTTACAGAATGGAACGTATGATTTTCGTGGGCAACCGTTAAAAGTAGATCGCGGAATTTTAAATTTTAATGGTGGTCCCATCGAGAATCCTAATTTAACTGCACGCGCCATTCGGCGAATCGGTATGGGCGGTATTTATCAGTCCCTTAATCTATCAGACCAAAATCGTGTAGTCGGAATTAATATTACAGGAACATTAGCAAAACATACTCTAACATTATTTTCTGAACCTGATGATATCACCACCAGTGATATTTTATCTTACTTGGTACTGGGTCAATCGACTACTGCGGTTTCTGGAAGTAGTATGAATGCAAAAGCACTGCTCGGCGCTGCTCAAGCTCTAAACTTGAGCGGAGACAACTCTCTGTCGCGATTTAAATCTCAATTAGAACAAAAACTTGGATTAAGTGAACTCGATATTACTTCCTACGAAACTAAAAACAAAGCCAGCCCCGAGACCACCATTCAACACACTGCTTTTGTATTAGGTCGATACCTATCCCCTAAATTATACGTGAATTACAGTTTTGATATTCTCGATCATACCAACGTTTTCCGAATACGGTATTTTCTGAACAAGAAATGGTCAGTACAATCAGAAAGTTCTGTTGATGGAAATGGTTTAGATATTTTATATTCATTTGAAAGGGGATAA
- a CDS encoding BamA/TamA family outer membrane protein produces the protein MKKESLPTFKLLSQVFLFLLIFILPTQSTFAVVTLNFRIIGISGEPEANAKKRLTGKLALIKPDLDRDQMQAFYHQAENEIKLAVAPYGYFKAKVTSDLRSVGNDRWFAVFRVQPGPQITLRHLTVTVSGAGQNDPSFKNALNNFPLKQGTLFSVKNYGAAKDLLINLAAQRGYFNAEMTESKLLIDQNPYGADVKMTFKTGPRFLFGPVTFTYTSEPKKPLSKAFLRRYIPFKNGEVYDNELINKFQANLTSSLYFQTVTITPLNEHPSGLIVPITVKLTARQSQQYNFGLGFGTDTGIRGLSDINLKPLNSSGHYVSFNGKASGKNLDNSSEFKVSYNIPGHNPNTDLYKLTAEAFHSEDSEIGKTNNLKMNAGYTNLVWTWEQTLGVTLLLERSQPNDNPPKTTTFLIPNGRWMKLNSDDAVAPTQGYRINLSLRGASKATVGSIDFFQAFLQAKWLHTYNDSFKIIARGEIGFLVTDKPDVIPISLRYYAGGSQSVRGYHLNEIGKNEAGRTLSVGSIEFQQKIYNNFYLAAFFDAGEVGSNVFKDYRRGVGGGIVWHSPVGALALTVANALDNPDHPTLVQFSMGPEL, from the coding sequence GTGAAAAAAGAGAGCTTGCCAACATTTAAATTACTGTCACAGGTATTTCTGTTTCTATTGATATTTATTTTACCCACGCAATCTACTTTTGCAGTAGTCACTCTAAATTTTCGTATTATCGGAATATCAGGCGAACCTGAAGCTAACGCGAAAAAACGCTTAACTGGAAAACTTGCTCTCATCAAACCAGATCTTGATCGAGATCAAATGCAGGCCTTTTATCATCAAGCTGAAAATGAAATTAAATTAGCTGTAGCGCCCTACGGTTATTTTAAAGCCAAAGTGACCTCTGATTTACGCTCTGTAGGCAATGATCGTTGGTTTGCTGTTTTTAGAGTACAACCTGGCCCTCAAATTACACTTAGACATCTGACCGTTACCGTTTCAGGAGCTGGCCAAAATGATCCCTCATTTAAAAACGCATTGAATAATTTTCCTCTAAAACAAGGCACCCTTTTTAGTGTTAAAAATTATGGCGCTGCAAAAGATTTACTCATAAACTTAGCCGCTCAACGAGGATACTTCAACGCCGAAATGACTGAAAGTAAATTACTAATCGATCAAAACCCATACGGTGCAGATGTAAAGATGACATTTAAAACAGGCCCTCGCTTTTTATTTGGTCCTGTGACGTTTACCTATACCTCTGAACCTAAAAAACCTCTTTCAAAAGCCTTTCTGCGTCGATATATTCCTTTTAAAAATGGTGAAGTATACGACAATGAACTTATAAATAAATTTCAAGCCAATTTGACGAGCAGTTTGTATTTCCAAACCGTCACAATCACGCCACTCAATGAACATCCCAGCGGACTCATAGTACCCATCACTGTAAAACTAACTGCACGACAATCCCAACAGTATAATTTTGGACTCGGATTTGGAACTGATACTGGCATTCGAGGACTAAGCGATATTAATTTAAAACCGTTGAATTCTTCTGGGCATTATGTCAGTTTCAATGGTAAAGCCTCAGGAAAAAATCTAGACAATTCTTCTGAATTTAAAGTGAGTTATAACATCCCCGGTCATAACCCCAACACCGATTTATATAAATTAACCGCTGAGGCATTTCACAGTGAAGATTCTGAAATTGGCAAAACAAACAACTTAAAAATGAATGCTGGCTATACCAATTTAGTATGGACATGGGAACAAACACTTGGAGTAACATTACTCTTGGAACGCTCACAGCCCAATGATAATCCTCCTAAGACGACCACATTTTTGATTCCTAATGGACGCTGGATGAAATTAAACAGCGATGACGCTGTTGCTCCCACTCAAGGATATCGTATTAATTTAAGCTTACGTGGCGCATCGAAAGCCACGGTTGGATCGATAGACTTTTTCCAAGCTTTTCTTCAAGCAAAATGGTTACATACTTATAACGATTCTTTCAAAATAATCGCTCGCGGTGAGATAGGATTTTTAGTAACTGACAAACCTGACGTGATTCCAATTTCACTTCGTTACTATGCGGGTGGTTCGCAATCCGTTCGTGGGTATCATTTGAACGAAATAGGAAAAAATGAGGCCGGAAGAACACTCTCCGTTGGCAGCATAGAATTTCAACAAAAAATCTATAATAACTTTTACTTAGCAGCATTTTTTGATGCTGGTGAAGTTGGGTCAAATGTTTTTAAAGACTATCGCCGCGGTGTCGGAGGCGGAATAGTGTGGCACTCACCAGTAGGCGCACTTGCTTTAACAGTCGCGAACGCTTTAGACAATCCTGACCATCCTACATTAGTGCAATTTAGTATGGGTCCTGAATTATGA
- a CDS encoding outer membrane protein assembly factor BamD: protein MKKFIFLLLSITFVIVGCSSTPKGIEAFKDKSAQAIYAEGEKDLQKKNYKSAAAHFEALDALYPFSKYAENSQLHIVYAYYASGDLPSAIAAADRYIHLYPRSERVDYAYYLKGIMKMERDKSWIYSTFPLDPATRDLASIREAFQDFNDLTRYYPRSEYASDARKRMLYIRDLLAKYELDVARFYYDRKAYVAAANRASTVVQHYQGTSQVRPALELMVNSYEKMGKTDLAQQTRNVLQYNNQKKA, encoded by the coding sequence ATGAAAAAGTTTATATTTTTACTGCTTAGTATTACGTTTGTTATCGTAGGTTGCTCAAGCACACCTAAAGGCATAGAAGCCTTTAAAGACAAATCCGCACAAGCCATCTATGCTGAAGGGGAAAAAGACCTTCAGAAAAAAAACTACAAATCAGCCGCTGCCCACTTTGAAGCCCTCGACGCTCTTTATCCCTTCAGTAAATACGCAGAAAACTCACAACTACACATCGTCTATGCATATTACGCTTCTGGAGACCTACCCTCAGCTATAGCCGCAGCAGACCGTTACATCCATCTATACCCGCGAAGCGAACGTGTAGACTACGCCTATTACCTCAAAGGCATCATGAAAATGGAACGCGACAAATCCTGGATCTACAGCACATTCCCACTTGATCCTGCAACTCGTGATCTGGCCAGCATTCGTGAAGCATTCCAAGACTTTAACGACCTCACTCGTTACTACCCTCGTAGTGAATACGCCTCAGACGCACGTAAACGAATGCTGTATATTCGCGACTTACTCGCAAAATACGAACTTGACGTCGCACGATTCTACTATGATCGCAAAGCATATGTTGCGGCAGCTAATCGAGCCAGTACAGTGGTTCAGCATTACCAAGGTACATCGCAAGTTCGACCCGCCTTAGAATTAATGGTGAATTCTTATGAGAAAATGGGCAAAACGGATCTTGCTCAACAAACTCGTAACGTATTGCAATATAATAACCAAAAAAAAGCATAG
- a CDS encoding nucleotidyl transferase AbiEii/AbiGii toxin family protein — protein MTQQLTETAIHFYLTYEGPLPVTSTPKEIKVDITINEIVYYSPEELAVIKTCDEFSDLPEHEKILVYSLSEIASEKTVALLDRARTEPRDLYDLWYLTVHSGSVKLIDCLEAINAKLTHRGKTIDEVSSEFHVKEARLKKTWTTRLSPQMATLPEFDDIYRAVKRVLRQAEIT, from the coding sequence TTGACTCAACAACTCACAGAAACAGCCATACATTTTTACCTTACGTATGAAGGACCTCTTCCTGTAACATCTACTCCAAAAGAAATAAAAGTAGATATCACAATAAATGAAATAGTTTATTATTCACCAGAGGAGCTTGCTGTAATTAAAACTTGTGATGAATTTTCAGATCTTCCAGAGCATGAGAAAATACTAGTCTATTCGCTTAGTGAAATAGCCTCTGAAAAAACAGTAGCATTGCTTGACCGAGCGAGAACAGAACCGCGTGATCTATATGATCTTTGGTATCTCACTGTACACAGTGGATCAGTGAAACTTATTGATTGCTTAGAAGCAATTAATGCGAAACTTACCCATCGTGGCAAGACAATAGATGAAGTCAGCAGTGAATTTCATGTAAAAGAAGCTCGCCTCAAAAAAACTTGGACAACTCGACTATCTCCGCAAATGGCAACGCTGCCAGAGTTTGATGATATATACAGAGCAGTGAAGAGGGTGCTACGGCAAGCAGAGATTACGTGA
- a CDS encoding nucleotidyl transferase AbiEii/AbiGii toxin family protein, protein MIPQSQISKLSNRLLKENGDRRIPEDVLERDYCIAWLLVGLSRVPLKNKIIFKGGTALRRCHFSEYRFSEDLDFTLLQPLSFDEINKELELIYKEVKNSSNIRFQFSRLDSTTHRNSHTFLPYV, encoded by the coding sequence ATGATACCTCAAAGTCAAATTTCGAAATTATCTAATCGTTTATTGAAAGAAAATGGTGATAGACGCATACCAGAGGATGTTTTGGAGCGTGATTATTGTATTGCTTGGCTTCTAGTTGGACTGTCGCGAGTTCCGCTCAAAAATAAAATTATTTTTAAAGGAGGAACGGCTTTGCGGCGATGCCATTTTTCTGAGTATCGATTTTCAGAAGATCTCGATTTTACACTATTACAGCCTCTATCTTTTGATGAGATAAATAAAGAGCTCGAATTGATTTACAAGGAAGTTAAAAATTCATCAAACATAAGATTCCAATTTTCTCGTCTTGACTCAACAACTCACAGAAACAGCCATACATTTTTACCTTACGTATGA
- a CDS encoding transcriptional regulator gives MHTKYNLSKTLGPLAARLLVTLYSHNRPVFHFREAEEILTNRAPASKALSQLIRHGVVTRLKPGIFRIVPFELGFESEYLGNPYVVGRELVSAGHKKSEATYYLSYGSAFDLHQMVTQPQFVIYVSSPKMIPSRTIQGTEFRFVRCKEKDVFGIAEMWIDKNEKVRVSDLERTLIDGLKEPSYCGGFSEVAKAFLIKRQAIDPQKLIDYAMKLGVGAVIRRLGFLMELYKIGSRIHWEFLQTKLTNTYQLLDPELPPQGPYIAKWRLKVNITQEELLTIGET, from the coding sequence ATGCACACAAAATATAATCTATCTAAAACTCTAGGGCCATTAGCTGCCCGATTACTTGTGACACTATACAGTCACAATCGCCCGGTATTTCATTTTAGGGAAGCGGAAGAAATTTTAACTAACCGCGCACCCGCCTCTAAGGCGCTGTCTCAGTTAATACGTCATGGTGTAGTGACACGACTAAAACCAGGTATATTTCGTATCGTCCCATTCGAGTTAGGTTTTGAGAGCGAGTATCTTGGCAATCCTTATGTTGTTGGGCGCGAATTAGTATCGGCTGGCCATAAAAAATCTGAAGCCACTTATTATCTCTCATATGGTTCAGCGTTCGATCTGCATCAAATGGTTACTCAACCACAATTTGTGATTTATGTAAGCTCACCTAAAATGATTCCTTCTCGCACTATACAAGGGACTGAATTTCGCTTTGTGCGTTGCAAAGAAAAAGATGTTTTTGGAATTGCAGAAATGTGGATTGACAAAAACGAGAAAGTTCGCGTGAGCGATTTAGAGCGTACCCTAATAGATGGTCTAAAAGAACCTAGCTATTGTGGTGGTTTTTCTGAAGTAGCAAAAGCTTTTTTGATCAAACGTCAAGCCATTGATCCACAAAAGCTAATCGATTATGCCATGAAGCTGGGAGTGGGAGCGGTTATCAGAAGGCTTGGATTTCTCATGGAGCTTTACAAAATCGGTTCACGAATTCATTGGGAATTTCTGCAAACAAAACTTACCAACACTTATCAATTGCTAGACCCAGAACTTCCTCCACAAGGCCCTTATATTGCAAAATGGCGATTAAAGGTGAATATTACCCAAGAAGAACTACTAACAATAGGAGAAACTTAA
- a CDS encoding tetratricopeptide repeat protein, with product MYRIRLIIGLMLFSSVSFANTTTFVEYFRKQGSLAMQAGNASAIEQHYKHILKSNPNDEEAAYNVALAQSWQPSKMDIASSNFEIFIKKYPAHKEAWIAYSNLESWKKNYCKAFALLENYKTHFGESKEYLIAHARLLTSIGHCNQALAIVTPLLHDSPNDNELVYTHTNALYKANRFNEARTELQKLKKIQPNNNDTKELEKTFQKLVESLLSGGIYYYHDSQTINNYTIPISFDWAFNDNTHFIFQGIHEVLTAGKKSGSTTIKGETSIYDNSIMAGVNWRVVPTISILGMIGDLKIENLSSKFIYLIGAHFSAETANIDLVHLHNLYRPYFYPTSPRAVSLGIVEDLNNLKLSFQPFLQTNINMLVGYSTLSDGNHYTHMDFTPTRQIALNSKLDLNLGADLELLSFRKQLHNGYYNPHFHQNYLATAGLNYNPISHFSCGISLGAGSHKDQSTEGFRGAAHTYASAVYSYSSWEFAASYDYTYQGAAPHLQAYQGSSLEARVSTHF from the coding sequence GTGTATCGAATACGATTAATCATAGGTCTTATGCTATTCAGCAGTGTGAGCTTTGCCAACACGACCACTTTTGTCGAGTACTTTCGCAAACAAGGATCTCTTGCAATGCAAGCGGGCAACGCCTCAGCTATAGAACAGCATTACAAACATATTTTAAAATCAAACCCCAATGATGAAGAAGCTGCTTATAATGTTGCCTTGGCTCAATCTTGGCAACCTAGCAAAATGGACATTGCATCTTCAAATTTTGAAATATTTATTAAAAAATATCCTGCTCATAAAGAAGCTTGGATTGCTTATTCCAATCTTGAAAGCTGGAAGAAAAATTATTGCAAAGCATTCGCTCTCTTAGAAAATTACAAAACCCATTTTGGAGAATCAAAAGAATATTTAATTGCGCACGCTCGATTATTGACATCAATCGGTCATTGCAATCAAGCATTAGCTATCGTGACTCCTCTACTACACGACAGTCCTAACGATAATGAATTAGTGTATACCCATACCAATGCATTATATAAAGCCAACCGATTTAATGAAGCAAGAACCGAATTACAGAAATTAAAAAAAATTCAACCTAATAATAATGATACCAAAGAATTAGAAAAAACCTTTCAAAAACTTGTTGAATCCCTACTCTCAGGCGGCATCTATTATTACCATGATAGTCAAACGATCAACAACTATACAATTCCGATTTCTTTTGATTGGGCTTTCAATGATAACACTCATTTTATTTTCCAAGGAATACATGAAGTACTAACAGCAGGAAAAAAATCGGGATCAACCACGATTAAAGGAGAAACTTCTATCTACGACAACAGCATTATGGCTGGGGTTAATTGGCGTGTAGTACCCACCATTTCCATTCTGGGCATGATCGGTGATTTAAAAATCGAGAACTTATCCAGTAAATTTATCTATTTGATCGGTGCTCATTTTAGCGCAGAAACGGCTAACATTGATCTCGTGCATTTACACAATCTATATAGGCCGTATTTTTATCCCACTTCGCCTAGAGCAGTTTCGTTGGGGATAGTTGAAGATTTAAATAATCTGAAACTTTCTTTTCAACCCTTCTTACAAACAAATATTAATATGCTCGTAGGTTATTCTACCCTATCCGATGGCAATCATTATACGCATATGGATTTCACACCAACACGGCAAATTGCCCTCAACTCTAAGTTAGATTTGAATCTGGGTGCAGATCTGGAATTATTATCGTTCAGAAAACAGTTGCATAATGGCTATTATAATCCACACTTCCATCAAAATTATTTAGCCACCGCAGGTTTAAATTACAATCCAATCTCTCATTTTAGTTGTGGTATTTCCCTGGGTGCAGGCTCACACAAAGATCAATCTACCGAAGGATTTCGAGGCGCTGCTCATACCTATGCCAGCGCAGTCTATAGTTATTCAAGTTGGGAATTTGCAGCCAGCTACGACTATACCTATCAAGGAGCTGCGCCACATTTGCAAGCTTATCAAGGCTCTTCTTTGGAAGCCCGCGTAAGCACGCATTTCTAA